Proteins encoded together in one Sphingomonas radiodurans window:
- a CDS encoding reverse transcriptase domain-containing protein has product MQEHAGQFLTLLNKLADTPDDYARKRVAVVRKLLRSVDARLCCLVLGSHALAPEDAMSMQAARELAAGLNPRADCGEPAYFYLKRKPEGGRRPITSFGLRRRALQKLAVLIVQAIWGPLRFDYAQRGWGRTRAVEEFMALATKKGGPRWFVTADIENCFGSFNREGLLATIPLPRSVIEHCILVSDTMEVIHTEAFEPAVRHGLPQGSLASSYIAGKLIEMSIGQIDDAPVLSFADDILVGAPSEAHAKAIEQNLHELFGVHPAGPLLLKSRVAHLGQPINFLGYQLRRRKRRFGGGVYVTPSRKAFDRFELRFVDRVARVTFEEEAAESDAYRDAWVSAFPVWERVPNQLFMVDTNIGAHYLSGARALRKSLMLSGKHPSQQPS; this is encoded by the coding sequence TTGCAGGAGCACGCCGGGCAGTTCCTGACGCTCCTCAACAAACTCGCGGACACCCCAGACGACTATGCGAGAAAGCGTGTTGCGGTCGTACGGAAGCTGTTGAGGTCCGTGGATGCTAGGCTCTGCTGTCTGGTCCTCGGCTCGCATGCTCTCGCCCCCGAGGACGCGATGTCGATGCAGGCCGCGCGGGAGTTGGCGGCTGGTCTGAACCCCCGTGCTGATTGCGGCGAGCCGGCTTACTTCTACTTGAAGCGCAAGCCGGAAGGCGGCCGTCGCCCGATCACAAGCTTTGGCCTTCGTCGCAGAGCCCTCCAGAAGCTTGCGGTTCTGATTGTTCAGGCGATCTGGGGTCCGCTGAGGTTCGACTACGCCCAACGTGGCTGGGGCCGAACCCGCGCGGTTGAGGAGTTCATGGCACTAGCTACCAAAAAGGGAGGACCACGATGGTTTGTAACAGCTGACATTGAGAACTGCTTTGGCTCTTTCAATCGTGAGGGGCTTCTAGCAACCATCCCGCTGCCGAGGAGTGTCATCGAACACTGCATTCTTGTCAGTGACACTATGGAGGTTATCCACACAGAAGCGTTCGAGCCAGCGGTCCGTCATGGGCTTCCGCAGGGGTCGCTCGCATCCAGCTACATCGCCGGCAAGCTGATCGAGATGTCGATCGGCCAGATCGATGACGCCCCCGTGCTCTCGTTCGCCGACGATATTCTTGTTGGAGCGCCCAGCGAGGCGCATGCGAAGGCGATCGAACAGAACCTGCATGAACTCTTTGGAGTTCACCCTGCCGGGCCGCTGCTCCTAAAGTCTCGAGTTGCTCACCTAGGCCAGCCTATAAACTTTCTCGGCTACCAACTTCGCCGCCGGAAGAGACGGTTCGGCGGAGGTGTTTACGTGACCCCGTCGCGTAAGGCATTCGACCGCTTTGAACTACGCTTTGTTGACAGGGTTGCTAGGGTCACCTTTGAGGAAGAAGCCGCAGAGTCGGATGCGTACCGCGATGCATGGGTAAGCGCGTTTCCAGTGTGGGAGCGGGTGCCGAACCAGCTGTTTATGGTCGATACGAACATCGGAGCTCACTACCTAAGTGGCGCTCGGGCGCTTCGCAAATCTTTGATGCTGAGCGGAAAACACCCTTCTCAGCAGCCATCATAG
- a CDS encoding M20/M25/M40 family metallo-hydrolase has protein sequence MTNYRTSARRQLLFAATMIATPGAAQDRAATARIMDEGLAHSQVMTTAQHLTDVIGPRLTNSPQMRQAEAWTQAKFAEWGLRNVHKEGYDFGRGWSIERSSVRMVTPRPIQLTAIPIAWTPATQGTLTAPIIVAPMKRARDFALYRGQLAGKIVLVSSPGTGSQSTRAPFRRYTDEELGKLDAYDFPAHDPAADAKQLRQSAFEQERDAFLKAEGAVGYATISYRDGKLVHGEGYMFEAGQSPSLPGVQLAAEDYRRLARLAKIGPAPTLEIVSDVRYDDSDTQAYNIFADIPGSNPKAGYVMAGAHLDSWVAGDGASDNAAGSAVIMEAARILAKLGVRPKRTIRFALWTGEEQALLGSLAWVEKNLATRGGPNDPVLTGERRYYEWPKRWPVNPQLGFNDLAAYFNVDNGSGRFRGIYAENNPAAAEIFRSWMEPFRGLGMTTVASGRTEGTDHVFMQSVGAPGFQFIQDPLDYDSRTHHSDADTFDHLKGEDLRQGATILAAFLLNAANADKAMPRPPMPTRPAVTDPFAYPDPEEAH, from the coding sequence ATGACCAACTACCGAACCTCGGCAAGGCGCCAGCTGCTTTTCGCCGCGACCATGATCGCCACGCCAGGCGCGGCGCAGGATCGCGCCGCCACCGCCCGGATCATGGACGAAGGGCTCGCTCACTCGCAGGTGATGACGACGGCGCAGCATCTGACCGACGTGATCGGCCCGCGCCTCACGAACTCACCGCAGATGCGCCAGGCGGAAGCGTGGACGCAGGCGAAGTTCGCCGAATGGGGCCTGCGCAACGTCCACAAGGAAGGCTATGATTTCGGTCGCGGCTGGTCGATCGAGCGGTCGAGCGTGCGGATGGTCACGCCGCGCCCGATCCAGCTAACCGCGATCCCGATCGCTTGGACTCCCGCGACGCAGGGCACGCTGACCGCGCCAATCATCGTCGCCCCAATGAAGCGCGCCCGCGATTTCGCGCTCTATCGCGGGCAGCTCGCGGGCAAGATCGTGCTCGTGTCGTCGCCCGGCACCGGGTCGCAAAGCACGCGCGCGCCGTTCCGCCGCTATACCGATGAGGAACTCGGCAAGCTCGACGCTTACGACTTCCCGGCTCACGATCCTGCCGCCGATGCGAAGCAACTTCGCCAGTCTGCCTTCGAGCAGGAGCGCGACGCTTTCCTGAAGGCCGAGGGCGCGGTCGGTTACGCCACCATCTCGTACCGCGACGGCAAGCTCGTCCACGGCGAAGGCTATATGTTCGAAGCCGGCCAGTCGCCGTCGCTGCCGGGCGTGCAGCTCGCGGCCGAGGATTACCGCCGGCTCGCCCGGCTCGCCAAGATCGGCCCCGCGCCGACGCTCGAGATCGTCAGCGACGTGCGCTACGATGACAGCGATACGCAGGCCTACAACATCTTCGCCGACATCCCCGGCAGCAATCCCAAGGCCGGATATGTCATGGCCGGCGCGCATCTCGACAGCTGGGTCGCCGGCGATGGCGCGAGCGACAATGCCGCCGGGTCCGCAGTAATCATGGAGGCGGCCCGCATCCTCGCGAAGCTCGGCGTTCGGCCCAAGCGCACGATCCGCTTTGCGCTATGGACCGGCGAGGAGCAGGCGCTGCTCGGCAGCCTCGCATGGGTCGAAAAGAATCTCGCCACCCGCGGCGGCCCGAACGATCCGGTGCTTACCGGCGAGCGACGCTATTACGAATGGCCCAAGCGCTGGCCGGTCAACCCGCAGCTGGGATTCAACGATCTAGCCGCCTATTTCAACGTCGACAACGGCTCGGGCCGCTTCCGCGGCATCTATGCCGAGAACAATCCGGCCGCGGCGGAGATCTTCCGCAGCTGGATGGAGCCATTCCGCGGCCTCGGCATGACGACCGTCGCGTCTGGGCGCACCGAAGGCACCGATCACGTCTTCATGCAGTCGGTCGGCGCGCCGGGCTTCCAGTTCATCCAGGATCCGCTCGATTATGACAGCCGCACGCACCATTCGGATGCCGATACCTTCGATCATCTGAAGGGCGAGGATCTGCGGCAGGGCGCGACGATCCTGGCCGCATTCCTGCTTAACGCCGCCAATGCCGACAAGGCGATGCCGCGCCCGCCGATGCCGACGCGGCCTGCGGTGACCGATCCGTTCGCATATCCCGATCCAGAGGAGGCACACTGA
- a CDS encoding TrmH family RNA methyltransferase: protein MAGRGHRPSKAPPGRPRFWGRHAVTAALANPERKVRKVWGTREALDGLSLPPILPVVYADVADLGRMVPADAPHQGLVAEVDPLEDVWLGDLLLQGRDNRRPLVILDQVTDPHNVGAVLRSAAAFDALGIVTQDRHAPPESGALARAASGALETVPWVRVVNLARALDEIGEASFWRIGLTGHASQTLGEVMGETKTAIVLGAEGEGMRQNTEAHCDQLAKLPISLKVESLNVSNAAAIALYAVTVR from the coding sequence ATGGCTGGTCGTGGTCATCGACCGAGCAAGGCACCCCCCGGCCGTCCACGGTTCTGGGGAAGGCACGCCGTCACGGCAGCGCTTGCCAATCCGGAACGCAAAGTCCGCAAAGTATGGGGCACGCGCGAGGCGCTGGATGGGCTGTCGCTCCCACCGATCCTGCCGGTTGTCTACGCCGACGTCGCCGATCTCGGCCGGATGGTGCCGGCCGATGCGCCGCATCAGGGGCTAGTCGCGGAAGTCGATCCGCTAGAGGATGTATGGCTTGGCGATTTGCTGCTGCAGGGTCGCGACAATCGTCGGCCGCTGGTCATTCTCGACCAGGTAACCGACCCACACAATGTCGGCGCGGTACTGCGCTCGGCGGCGGCTTTCGACGCGCTCGGGATCGTCACCCAGGATCGCCACGCCCCGCCGGAATCGGGCGCGCTTGCGCGTGCCGCATCGGGTGCGCTCGAGACCGTGCCGTGGGTGCGTGTCGTCAATCTTGCGCGCGCGCTCGACGAAATCGGCGAAGCCAGCTTCTGGCGCATCGGCCTGACCGGCCATGCGTCGCAGACGCTCGGCGAGGTTATGGGCGAGACGAAGACCGCGATCGTGCTGGGTGCCGAAGGCGAGGGTATGCGGCAGAACACCGAGGCGCATTGCGACCAGCTCGCGAAGCTGCCGATCAGCCTGAAGGTCGAAAGCCTGAACGTCTCCAACGCCGCCGCGATCGCGCTCTACGCGGTAACGGTGCGCTGA
- a CDS encoding tyrosine-protein phosphatase, whose translation MSERVRAFQGIHNFRDYGGYAGRDGQLRQGVLWRSGQHGGATPDDLAGVADLGIATVIDLRGDSERRTMPCQRHDGFDGLVLFAPGETAGSELAPHEEAGRGIATAEEARAAMTRLYQNMPYRDVLVRSLTLYFEALATRDGPSLLHCLAGKDRTGLAVALLHRLLGVHEDDVMADYLLTNTAGDPQARIAAASGSIRERYGAQITDEAIVALMGVEAVYLDAATRAIGERFGSTERYAEDVLGVDATRREALRAQLIA comes from the coding sequence ATGAGCGAGCGGGTACGCGCCTTTCAGGGCATTCACAATTTTCGCGATTATGGCGGCTATGCAGGCCGCGATGGGCAACTACGGCAGGGCGTGCTTTGGCGCTCGGGCCAGCATGGCGGCGCGACGCCGGACGACCTCGCGGGCGTCGCCGATCTAGGGATCGCGACCGTGATCGACCTGCGCGGCGATAGCGAGCGGCGGACGATGCCGTGCCAGCGTCACGACGGCTTCGACGGACTGGTGCTGTTCGCGCCAGGCGAGACCGCCGGATCCGAGCTCGCGCCGCACGAGGAAGCCGGGCGCGGGATCGCGACGGCGGAAGAGGCGCGCGCAGCGATGACGCGGCTGTATCAGAACATGCCGTATCGCGACGTGCTGGTGCGTTCGCTTACGCTGTATTTCGAGGCGCTGGCGACACGCGACGGGCCGAGCCTGTTGCATTGCCTGGCGGGCAAGGACCGGACCGGACTTGCAGTCGCATTGCTGCATCGGCTGCTAGGCGTCCACGAGGACGATGTCATGGCGGACTATCTGCTCACCAACACCGCCGGCGATCCACAGGCGCGGATTGCGGCGGCGAGCGGGTCGATCCGCGAGCGTTATGGCGCGCAGATCACCGACGAGGCGATCGTGGCGCTGATGGGCGTCGAAGCGGTGTATCTCGATGCGGCGACGCGCGCGATCGGCGAACGATTCGGATCGACAGAACGCTATGCCGAGGACGTGCTTGGCGTCGATGCCACGCGGCGCGAGGCGCTGCGCGCGCAACTGATCGCCTAG
- a CDS encoding toxic anion resistance protein, translating into MATTPDTITATEPVLTLTPPDPVPAVTAEKAAGLVPVDAGTKSKLEERADYAVQQLMERDANSPEFGKVVDAITNMGAKEIRDAAGQSNRFLDRPVRAMDQETGVGKDLAQLRRVVEDLDPGKKGNLTAPQKLFGIIPFGNKARNYFDSYKSSQTHIASILKSLGSGKDELLMDNASIDTERANLWTAMGKLEQMIQMSKMLDQKLEDKAHELDATDPTKAKAIRESALFYARQRTQDLLTQMAVTVQGYLALDLVKKNNVELIKGVDRASTTTVAALRTAVTVAQAMTNQRLVLEQITQLNTTTANIIDSTGKLLRENTARIHEQAASSAIPLETLQRAFQNIYETMDAIDTFKLKALDSMKTTVTTLSTEVEKSRGYIARAEGAAQNRVGSSPETFKLEAL; encoded by the coding sequence ATGGCGACGACACCCGATACGATAACCGCAACCGAGCCGGTCCTGACGCTTACGCCGCCCGATCCGGTGCCGGCCGTGACGGCGGAGAAGGCCGCTGGCCTCGTGCCGGTCGACGCCGGGACCAAGTCAAAGCTGGAGGAGCGCGCGGATTACGCCGTCCAGCAGCTGATGGAGCGTGACGCGAATAGCCCCGAGTTCGGCAAGGTCGTTGATGCGATCACCAATATGGGCGCGAAGGAAATCCGCGATGCCGCGGGCCAATCGAACCGCTTCCTTGACCGTCCGGTGCGCGCGATGGATCAGGAAACCGGGGTCGGCAAGGATCTCGCACAGCTGCGCCGCGTGGTGGAGGATCTCGACCCGGGCAAGAAGGGCAATCTGACCGCACCGCAGAAGCTGTTCGGCATTATCCCGTTCGGCAACAAGGCGCGCAATTACTTCGACAGCTACAAATCGAGCCAGACGCACATCGCCTCGATCCTGAAGAGCCTGGGCTCCGGCAAGGACGAGCTGCTGATGGACAATGCCTCGATCGATACCGAGCGGGCGAACCTGTGGACGGCGATGGGCAAGCTGGAACAGATGATCCAGATGTCCAAGATGCTCGACCAAAAGCTGGAGGACAAGGCGCACGAGCTCGATGCGACCGACCCGACGAAAGCCAAGGCGATCCGTGAGAGTGCGCTGTTCTACGCGCGGCAGCGGACGCAGGATCTGCTGACGCAGATGGCGGTGACGGTTCAGGGGTATCTCGCGCTCGACCTGGTCAAGAAGAACAATGTCGAGCTGATCAAGGGCGTCGATCGCGCCTCGACGACCACGGTCGCGGCGCTGCGCACCGCAGTGACGGTGGCGCAGGCGATGACCAATCAGCGGTTGGTGCTCGAGCAGATCACGCAGCTAAACACGACCACCGCGAACATCATCGATTCGACCGGCAAGCTGCTGCGCGAGAATACCGCGCGGATCCACGAGCAGGCGGCGAGCTCGGCGATCCCGCTCGAAACGCTGCAGCGCGCGTTCCAAAACATCTATGAGACGATGGATGCGATCGACACGTTCAAGCTGAAGGCGCTCGATTCGATGAAGACGACCGTCACGACGCTGTCGACCGAGGTTGAGAAATCGCGCGGCTATATCGCGCGGGCGGAAGGCGCGGCGCAGAACCGGGTCGGGTCGTCGCCCGAGACGTTCAAGCTGGAGGCGCTGTGA
- a CDS encoding DUF2147 domain-containing protein, which yields MKTRLTVAALVALTFAGTAHAAQPIAGRWLTEDGSAVVQVGPCGGATCGRIVTVLKARPGAPATDVNNPDAKLRNRPIVGMPILSGFSDTGSDWRGRIYDPRNGKDYKSIVTRATDGTLKVKGCIAFLCQTQVWRPAR from the coding sequence ATGAAGACCCGTCTCACCGTCGCCGCGCTTGTCGCACTTACCTTTGCCGGGACGGCGCACGCCGCACAACCAATCGCCGGCCGCTGGCTGACCGAGGATGGAAGCGCCGTCGTGCAGGTCGGGCCGTGTGGCGGGGCCACATGCGGGCGGATCGTGACGGTGCTGAAGGCGCGGCCGGGTGCACCAGCAACGGACGTCAACAATCCCGATGCAAAGCTGCGCAATCGCCCAATCGTCGGGATGCCGATCCTGTCTGGGTTCAGCGATACCGGATCGGACTGGCGGGGGCGGATCTACGATCCGCGCAACGGCAAGGACTATAAGTCGATCGTCACGCGCGCGACCGACGGCACTTTGAAGGTGAAGGGGTGCATCGCGTTCCTGTGCCAGACGCAGGTCTGGCGGCCGGCGCGATAG
- a CDS encoding helix-turn-helix domain-containing protein gives MTQEALAQASELSVDMIGRIEAGATGASFPSIERLATALNIDPAQLFTTELAADATTRPVLAELTARLASLTDRDIKWVDQVLDAALKPRG, from the coding sequence ATGACCCAGGAGGCGCTCGCCCAGGCTTCCGAGCTTTCCGTCGATATGATCGGCCGGATCGAAGCAGGCGCGACGGGTGCCAGTTTCCCATCCATTGAGCGTCTGGCTACTGCACTGAATATTGACCCGGCGCAGCTCTTTACCACCGAGCTTGCAGCTGACGCGACGACCCGCCCGGTTCTAGCGGAGCTTACCGCACGGCTCGCCAGCTTGACCGACCGCGACATCAAATGGGTGGATCAAGTTCTCGACGCGGCCCTAAAGCCCCGGGGTTAG
- a CDS encoding DNA-3-methyladenine glycosylase family protein, translated as MGLSEAQLRAGVDALGLIEPCFAAAVDRVGYPPTRIRDRGYATLLRTIIGQQVSVKAADSMYRKFVEAVGDADDPAAVTRVTDEELRAAGMSRQKSSYIRSLSEEITSGRLDFDDLPADDEEAITELVRIKGIGRWSAEIYLLFAEGRPDIWPAGDLAVQIEVGRILGHESRPSEKLTRELAEAWRPHRGAAAIFAWHHYGAGADAAPV; from the coding sequence ATGGGGCTGAGCGAGGCACAGCTGCGCGCCGGCGTCGATGCGCTCGGCCTGATCGAGCCGTGTTTCGCCGCCGCGGTCGACCGTGTCGGCTATCCGCCCACCCGCATCCGCGATCGCGGCTACGCCACCTTGCTCCGTACCATCATTGGCCAGCAGGTGAGCGTGAAGGCGGCCGACTCGATGTACCGTAAGTTCGTCGAGGCTGTCGGCGACGCTGACGATCCGGCCGCCGTCACGCGCGTCACCGACGAGGAGTTGCGCGCGGCCGGCATGTCACGACAGAAGTCGTCTTATATCCGCAGCCTGTCCGAAGAGATCACCAGCGGCCGGCTCGACTTCGACGATTTGCCTGCCGACGACGAGGAAGCGATCACGGAGCTCGTTCGGATAAAGGGCATCGGCCGCTGGTCGGCTGAAATCTACCTGCTGTTCGCCGAGGGTCGCCCGGATATATGGCCCGCAGGCGATCTCGCAGTACAGATCGAAGTCGGTCGCATCTTGGGTCATGAGAGCCGCCCAAGCGAAAAGCTAACCCGCGAACTTGCCGAAGCCTGGCGGCCGCACCGTGGCGCTGCTGCGATCTTCGCCTGGCATCACTATGGCGCTGGAGCGGACGCAGCGCCGGTCTAG
- a CDS encoding Nramp family divalent metal transporter has translation MRSLPEVHGSISVPHDAGFWRRLFAFVGPGWLVAVGYMDPGNWATDIAGGSAFGYALLSVVLLSNLMAIILQSLSARLGIGAGMDLAQACKQQYSRPVSFVLWVLCEIAIIACDLAEVLGTAIALKLLFGLPLVTGVCITALDVFLILALQRYGFRRLEAFVAALLIIIAGCFAFELAWAGPNWADAAAGLVPSAQIVTNPLMLYIAIGILGATVMPHNLYLHSAIVQTRAVGEGLARKRDALKMATIDSTVSLGLAFFINAAILILAAATFHVAGRTEVADIEEAHQLLAPMLGVGAASVVFAVALLASGQNSTVTGTLAGQIVMEGFLEIRLPMWIRRMITRGLAIIPAVIGVVIAGDSGATQLLVMSQVVLSLQLPFAVLPLVAFTGSRRVMGEMAAPKWLLVVAWLIAAVIVCLNCWLLWGLVSG, from the coding sequence ATGCGATCGCTGCCTGAGGTTCACGGCTCGATCAGCGTTCCGCATGACGCAGGCTTCTGGCGCCGGTTGTTCGCCTTTGTCGGACCCGGTTGGCTGGTTGCTGTCGGCTATATGGACCCGGGCAATTGGGCGACCGATATCGCTGGCGGCTCGGCATTCGGCTACGCGTTGCTCAGCGTCGTCCTGCTGTCGAACCTGATGGCGATCATCCTGCAGTCGCTGTCGGCGCGGCTGGGCATCGGCGCCGGGATGGACCTCGCACAGGCCTGTAAGCAGCAATATTCGCGGCCGGTCTCGTTCGTTCTGTGGGTGCTGTGCGAAATCGCGATCATCGCTTGCGACCTTGCCGAAGTGCTGGGCACGGCGATCGCTCTGAAGCTCCTGTTCGGCCTTCCGCTCGTCACTGGCGTTTGCATCACCGCACTCGACGTATTCCTGATCCTCGCGCTCCAGCGGTACGGTTTCCGGCGGCTGGAGGCATTCGTCGCCGCGTTGCTGATCATCATCGCCGGCTGCTTCGCGTTCGAACTCGCCTGGGCCGGGCCGAACTGGGCCGACGCGGCGGCCGGGCTGGTGCCGTCTGCGCAGATCGTGACCAATCCGCTGATGCTTTACATCGCGATCGGCATCCTCGGCGCGACCGTGATGCCGCACAACCTCTACCTTCATTCCGCGATCGTGCAGACCCGCGCGGTGGGCGAGGGGCTCGCCAGGAAGCGCGACGCGCTCAAGATGGCGACGATCGACTCGACTGTGAGCCTGGGCCTCGCTTTCTTCATCAACGCCGCGATCCTGATCTTGGCGGCCGCGACCTTCCACGTCGCGGGGCGCACCGAGGTTGCGGACATCGAGGAAGCGCATCAGTTGCTCGCTCCCATGCTCGGCGTCGGCGCGGCAAGCGTGGTCTTCGCGGTCGCCTTGCTCGCCAGCGGGCAGAATTCGACGGTCACCGGAACGCTTGCCGGCCAGATCGTGATGGAGGGCTTCCTCGAGATCCGTCTGCCAATGTGGATCCGCCGGATGATCACGCGCGGGCTCGCGATCATCCCCGCCGTGATCGGCGTCGTCATCGCTGGAGACTCGGGCGCGACGCAGCTGCTCGTGATGAGTCAGGTCGTGCTGAGCCTGCAGCTGCCGTTTGCGGTCCTGCCGCTTGTCGCCTTCACCGGGAGCCGGCGGGTGATGGGTGAGATGGCGGCGCCGAAATGGTTGCTCGTGGTCGCTTGGCTCATCGCGGCTGTGATCGTCTGCCTGAACTGCTGGTTGCTGTGGGGGCTGGTGAGCGGTTAG
- a CDS encoding 2Fe-2S iron-sulfur cluster-binding protein: MPKLIVTLRDGEEREIEGAAGLSVMEIIRDAGIDEILALCGGCCSCATCHVHVDPEFAAKLPARSEDETDLLESSSSRDDYSRLSCQLPFDASLDGLKVRIAEED; the protein is encoded by the coding sequence ATGCCGAAGCTTATCGTCACGTTGCGCGATGGGGAAGAACGCGAGATCGAAGGCGCGGCGGGACTGTCGGTCATGGAGATCATCCGTGATGCGGGGATCGACGAGATCCTGGCGCTGTGTGGCGGGTGCTGCAGCTGCGCGACGTGCCACGTGCATGTCGACCCGGAATTTGCGGCCAAACTTCCCGCCCGTAGCGAGGACGAGACCGATCTCCTCGAGTCATCGAGCAGCCGCGATGATTATTCGCGGCTTTCGTGCCAATTGCCGTTCGACGCTAGCCTGGATGGGCTGAAGGTACGGATCGCCGAGGAGGATTGA
- the mtnP gene encoding S-methyl-5'-thioadenosine phosphorylase, with the protein MNAQWTIGIIGGSGLYAIDGLEGAEWRRVETPWGEPSDEILFGRIGAVELRFLPRHGRGHRIAPSDIPARANIDALKRAGCTDLLAISSVGSLREELEPGRFAIVDQFIDRTVARPASFFGTGMVAHVSLADPVCQRLSAFAAAAVQAAGGRVTEGATYLAIEGPQFSTRAESELFRQWGCDVIGMTAMPEARLAREAELPYALIGMVTDYDCWREGEAPVEVAQIVAQMAANGAIARATIAALAIHLPRERTPSPIDTALDGAVLTAPERRDPDLGKRNAAILARLDGCNA; encoded by the coding sequence ATGAACGCGCAATGGACGATCGGGATCATTGGCGGGTCGGGGCTCTATGCGATCGACGGGCTTGAAGGCGCCGAATGGCGGCGCGTCGAGACGCCATGGGGCGAGCCTTCGGACGAGATCCTGTTCGGTCGGATCGGCGCGGTCGAACTGCGCTTCCTGCCGCGCCACGGCCGCGGCCACCGCATTGCGCCAAGCGACATTCCGGCGCGCGCGAACATCGATGCGTTGAAGCGCGCCGGCTGCACCGATCTGCTCGCCATCTCGTCGGTCGGCTCGCTGCGTGAGGAGCTCGAGCCCGGCCGGTTCGCGATCGTCGACCAGTTCATCGATCGCACCGTCGCGCGGCCGGCGAGCTTCTTCGGCACCGGCATGGTCGCGCACGTCTCACTTGCCGATCCGGTGTGCCAGCGGCTGTCCGCCTTCGCCGCTGCGGCAGTGCAGGCGGCCGGCGGGCGTGTCACCGAGGGCGCAACCTACCTCGCGATAGAAGGCCCGCAATTCTCCACCCGCGCCGAAAGCGAGCTGTTCCGGCAATGGGGCTGCGACGTGATCGGCATGACCGCGATGCCCGAAGCCCGCCTCGCGCGCGAAGCCGAGCTGCCGTATGCCTTGATCGGCATGGTCACCGACTATGATTGCTGGCGCGAAGGCGAAGCGCCGGTCGAGGTCGCGCAAATCGTTGCGCAGATGGCTGCCAACGGCGCGATCGCCCGCGCGACCATCGCTGCGCTCGCCATCCACCTGCCGCGCGAGCGAACGCCGTCGCCGATCGACACCGCACTAGACGGCGCCGTGCTGACAGCGCCCGAGCGCCGCGATCCTGATCTAGGTAAGCGCAACGCGGCGATCCTGGCGCGATTGGACGGTTGCAACGCATAG